In the Deltaproteobacteria bacterium genome, CCCACGAAGCGTTTGATGCGGCGCGGCAGACCTGCTCCGGAGCTTTGGCTGATGGCCGCCACGCTGCCGTTGGCCAGGGCCACGGCCACCACCAGGAAAAAAAACATGGCCTGGCTCATCACGCCCATGCAGGCTTGAACCTCGCGACCGATGCGGCCGGCCACCCAGACATCCACGAAGCCGATCAGAAAATGAAAAATCATCATTACCACCTGGGGCCATGTCAGGTTCCAGATGGTGGCATAGGGCGCGCGCTCCATGCGCTGGTCGAATTCGCGGTCGGTCATGCTTTGTCTCCGGGTGCTTCCGTCGAGGCCGCAATGCGTCAGCGGTGATGATTTGACAAGAGGGAAAATGGCACCATTGTTTCACGGCGGGGGAAGGCTTGCTTTCCGCAAGCCCTCCCGATAACGAAACCGATCTTTATCATGTATGACGGGGTGTGAGCCCGCGAG is a window encoding:
- a CDS encoding MATE family efflux transporter, which encodes MTDREFDQRMERAPYATIWNLTWPQVVMMIFHFLIGFVDVWVAGRIGREVQACMGVMSQAMFFFLVVAVALANGSVAAISQSSGAGLPRRIKRFVG